The genomic segment GAAAACCAAGGGCGTGCCGGACGGGCAGGCCGAGATCATCGCCTGCGAGGGTAATTTCCACGGCCGCACCATCGCCGTGTGCGGGCTGTCCACCGAAAGCCAGTACCGCGAAGGCTTCGGCCCCTTTCCGCCCGGCCTGCGCACCGTGCCCTACGGCGATGCCGCGGCGCTCGAGGCCGCGATCACCCCGCATACCGCCGCGTTCCTGGTCGAGCCGATCCAGGGCGAAGGCGGGATCGTCATCCCGCCGGCAGGCTACCTCTCGGCCTGCGCCGAGATCTGCCGGCGCCACAACGTGATGCTGATCGCGGACGAGATCCAGACCGGCCTCGGGCGCACCGGCAAGCTGCTGGCCTGCGAGCACGAGGGCGTGAAGCCGGACGGGCTGGTGCTCGGCAAGGCGCTGGGCGGGGGGATCCTCCCGGTGTCGATGTTCCTCGCGCGGCGCGATCTCATGGCGGTGTTCTCTCCGGGCGATCACGGCAGCACCTTCGGCGGGAATCCGCTCGCCGCGGCCGTCGGGCTCGAGGCGCTGCGCGTATTGCAGGACGAGGACCTGGTGGCGCAGAGCGCCGCCAAGGGCGCCTGGCTGCTGGGGGAGTTGCGCCAGCTGGACAGCCCGATGCTGCGGGAAGCCCGCGGGCGCGGCCTGTTCATCGGTCTCGACATCGATCCGGCGCACGCCCGGGCGCGGAGCATCGTCGAGCGGCTCATGAGCCGGGGCCTGCTCAGCAAGGAAACCCACGAGACGGTCGTGCGTCTCGCGCCGCCGCTCGGCATTCCGCAGGCGCTGCTCGAGTGGTCGCTCGAACAGATCCGCGAGGTATTCGCCGAGATGGACGCCGAGGCGGGAGCCACGGCGTCGGCCTGACCCGAACCATGACCCAGCAGAGGAGCGAAGCACGATGAAACTGATCGTCGAAGGCATCGACAACGACGCAGAAATTCCCGAGAAGTTCGCATTCGGCGTGCAGGATCCGGACGCGCATGTGCGGCTCGGCGAGAATCTCAACCCCGCCATCCGCTGGGAGGGGCTGCCCGAGGGCACGCGCACCGTGGTGCTGATCTGCGTGGACACCGACGTGCCGACGCGCCCGGACGACGTGAACCAGGAAGGCCGCAGCGTGCCGGCGTCACTGCCCCGCGGGCGCTTCTACCACTGGGTGATGGTGGATGTGCCGCCCGACCTGGAAGGCATCGCCGAGGGCGAGTGCAGCCGGGGCGTCACGGCGCGCGGCAAGTCGTCGCCGGCCGGGCCGGAAGGCGCGCGACAGGGACGCAACGATTACACCGCCTGGTTCGAGGGCGACGAGAACATGGCCGGGATCTACCTGGGCTACGACGGCCCCTGCCCGCCGTGGAACGATTCGATCCCGCACCACTACCGTTTCGTCGCCTATGCCACCGACCTGGAACGCTGCCCCGTAGAAGGCGCATTCGGCGGCGAGGAGGTGGAGAAGTTGCTGGTGGGCCACGTGCTCGCGAGCGCCGAGGTCACCGGGCTGTATTCGCTCAACCCGGACGTGCCGGCGACCTAGTCCCGGTTCGGCGGGATCGCGTCGGGATCGACCTTGAACGGCACCACCTCGACGTAGGTCTCGCCGCCGGCGCGGGCCGGGTAACGACGCTGGCGCACCTGCCGCAGGGCCTGGTCCTCGTAGACGCCGGCCGGCAGCGCGTTGACGACCTGTGCCTCGCGCACCCGGCCCTCGGCATCCACCTCGACCTCGATCTGCACGAAGCCCGACACCTCGCGCCGCGGGATCTCGAGCGGCTCGACCGGCGGCGCGACGCGGCGCTCGGGCAGGCGGCGATCCTGGTCCGCGCCGATCAGTTCGGCCACGTCCACCCGGTCGCTCTGCGAGAGCACCTCCACCGGATGGACGTAGAGTGTCTCCTCGGGCTGGTCGAACAGGCCGAAGGCCGCCAGCGAGGCGACCAGCAGGCCCAGCACCACCACCGAGGCGATGACCGCCGAGAACAGGAAACGCAGCGGCTTGATCATGACTGCGGACCGGGCCTCGCGGCGTCGCGTGTGCCGGCCGTCATCACTCGATACCCAGCAACTCGACGTCGAACACCAGGGTCGCATTCGGCGGAATCACGCCGCCGGCGCCGCGGCTGCCGTAGCCGAGCTCGGGCGGAATGATCAGCCGGCGACGTTCGCCGACCTGCATGCCGGGCACGCCCTGGTCCCAGCCCTGGATGACGCGTCCGGCCCCCAGCGGGAAGCGGAACGGCTGGCCGCGGTCGAGCGAGCTGTCGAACTTCTTGCCCTTGCCCTCCTCCGCGGCCGGATCGAACAGCCAGCCGGTGTAGTGCATCACCGCCGTGCTGCCGGTCGTGATGGTCTCGCCCTCGCCGGGGGCGAGATCGACGATCACCAGCTCGGTCGGCGGCGTCGCGGGCGTGTCCACGGGCGGCGAGCAACCGTACAGCGTCGGCGCGGAAAACGAGGCGATCAACAGGGCGAATCGGCGCATCATGAAGCTCCAGGAAATCGGAGCGAGCACCATAGTTCAGGGTCGGCGCGCGGCGCAAGCCATGCGCGCGCTCCGGACCAGCGGCGCCTAGGTCGCGGCGGAATCGTGGGGCTTGCGCGCCAGGCCGGCGAGGTAGGGATCCTGGTCGGCCGAATCGGAGCCCCCCGCGTGATCGGGCGCCTGCGCCGGTGCAGCCTCCCGGGCCCCGCCGTCACTCGCCTCCCTGCGCGACGCGGCGTGGAACGGCCGACGACCCTGGCGGGCCAGCGCGCCGAGATAGGGATCGTAATCCCCCTGCCAGGTGCGATCGTCATCGAGCATGCTGGCGGGCCAGTCGGCGGGACGGGGCGTCTTTTCGCTCACGGCAGGACCGGGCCGATGAGCAGGGTGATGCCGAGCCCTATCGAAACGCCGCCGAAGCCCGCGACCGCCACGCCGGCGAGTCCAGGCAGCAAATCGCTCATGCCGATCAGCACCTGCCCGGCCGCAGCCAGCAGGTCATCGAGGTCGTCCGCCCATTGCAACATCACTTCCACGATCGGCTCCCGCCGTTTGGATTCTCGGCGTCCAAGTTGCCACGACCTTTTTGCCGATACCGTGACAGGCCTCCCGAAAACGAAGGCGGCCTCAGAACCAGCGAATGTCGTCCACGGAGACCTGCATGAAATCCTCGCGATCATCCGTCCCGATGCCCCAGGCCGCCACGAGCCGCGAAGGCACGCAGAAATCGCCCCACCGCTCCTCGGCCTCCACGCTGACGCCATAGGGCGCGATCGAGGTCTCGCCGCTGGCCGACACGCGCCGCCGCACGAGGCTGATTTCACGCAGGCGGCCGTCGTCCGCCACGGCCACGGTCATGGCGGTCTTGCCGCCGGCCGGCGTGACCACGGCGCGATCCGGGTCGCCGCTCGCCCACACCGCCCCCCGTTGCGGCGTCAGCGCGGACGGCAGCCAGATGAGTTCGACCATCAGGCGCCCTGCGGCGGAGCGCGCCATTTCCGGCCGGCGCTCATCGATCGCCGGCCACCAGTCCGCGAGGTGGTATTCGACGCCGGCGTCGTCGCCGAACAACCAGTCGGAGCCATGCAGGCCGAGGCGTCGCAGGACGCCGACGCGCGCCTCCCAGAGGAAACCGCGCTCTGCGCAGATGCGCTGCCGCGCCTCGAACGGCACCCAGTCGTCGGCGGCCACGCGCAGGCGACCGCTCATGCGCACGTCCACCGAACGGGCGAGCGGGGCATCGGGCGCGAGTGCGCGACGCAGGTAACTGGCCGCGGGGCCAGGCAATGCATCGACGGTGGCGACGTGGAAACGGTCGCCGCCGACATTGGACTGCAACAGGATGTCGCGCAGCCGTGCGCGACGCTCGCGACGCAGGCGCCGGGCCCGGGCCAGCCAGCCGATGCCGGTCAGCGCGACCAGCAAAGCCAGCAGGACGATCAGCGGCATGGTGACCCGCCTCGCCCGGCCAGGCGACGGCGCGGGCGCGAGATCGCCTCAGGCGGCGGGTGAATCCCGCTCGGTGGACGGATGATCGCGGGCGGCCTCGGGGCCGTCTGCGGCGGGTGGCGTCGGTTCGACGGCACGCGCGGCCGCTTCGCGGGCGCGCGCGATCCAGGACCAGGCGTCCAGCGTTCGTCCCCGGTGCCCCCGGGCCGCCTGTTCCTCGGCAGGTTCATTGATCAACTCTCTGGCTCCTTCGCGAAACCGTGATGCACCCCAAAGGCGCGCCTGCAAGATCCGGCTCTTTCAGGACTCGGCATCCCACGCCGCCTTGACGCGCGCGGCCCAGGCCTTGTACCCCCGGAGCGTGTAGATCGAATCTTCCTCGCCGACGCCCGCTCTCATGCCCACCGCCGCGCTCCCTGCGGAGCGGTCCGGCGGAGGTGGCGGCAGGATCGGCAAACGGGACCGCGGCGGTCTCCGCTTCCGTTCTGGTCCGGCCATGAGGGGGCGTCCTTCTGATACGAATGGCGGCCAGAATAGGGGCCCCGGCGGCGGACGCACCGTGACCCGCATCACAGCGTCGCTGCACTGCGACCGCCGGACTGCGTTAATGTGAGGGAAGTCACGGGAATGTAACGTAGCGCGGCTCGTTCAGGCCACGAGGCGGTAGCACGGGCGGTATTCGAAGCCCGGCAGCCGCATGCGGTGCTGGGCCACGAAGGCCTGGAGCAGGGCATCCATCAGGTCCATGATCTCCCGATCGCCGCGCAGCTCGAAAGGACCGTGTTCCTCGATGCGCCGGATGCCCTCGTCCTTGACATTGCCGGCGACGATGCCGGAAAACGCGCGGCGCAGGTTCGCGGCGAGCTGGTGCGGTGGCTGCTCGCGGCTGAGATCGAGAGCGGCCATGGCCTCGTGCGTCGGCAGGAAGGGCTGCTGGAAATCCGCCTCCACCCGCAGCCGCCAGTTGAAGAACCAGGCATCGCCCTTGTCCCGACGGTATTCCTTGACCTCCGCCAGGCCCCGGCGCATCACCCGGGCGACCCGTTCCGCGTCATCGAGAATGACCTGGTAACGTTGCGTCGCCTCTGGCCCGATGGTGCCGCGCAGGAAGCGGTCGACCTGCTCGAAATAAGGCGCTGCGGAGCCGGGCCCGGCGAGCACCAGCGGGAAGGGCAGCTCCCTGTTGGCGGGGTTCAGCAGGATGCCGAGCACGTAGAACAGCTCCTCGGTCGTGCCCGCCCCGCCCGGGAACACGATGATGCCGTGGCCGAAGCGCGTGAAGGCCTCGAGGCGTTTCTCGATGTCCGGCATGATCACCAGCTCGTTCACCAGCGGGTTCGGCGGCTCGGCGGCGATGATCCCCGGCTCCGTGACGCCGACGTAGCGCCCGTCCCGGATGCGCTGCTTGGCGTGTGCCACCGCCGCGCCTTTCATGGGGCCCTTCATGGCGCCCGGGCCGCAGCCGGTGCAGATGTTCAGGCCCCTGAGGCCGAGGTGGTAGCCGACGCTCTTGGAGAAGTCGTATTCCTCGCGGCCGATCGAGTGGCCGCCCCAGCAGACCACGAGGTCCGGGGGGGTGCGGGTCTTCAACACCCGCGCGTTGCGCAGGATCTGGAACACCGCATCGGTCATCGCCGCAGGCGTGTCGAGCCCGTTGCGTCCCTCGATCTCGTTGCTGACGTACACCACGTCGCGCAACACCGCGAACAGGTGCTCGCGGATGCCGTGGATCAGTTCACCGTCGACGAAGGCCTGCGCAGGCGCGTTCTGCAGGCGCAGGCGGATGCCGCGCTCCACCTGCAGAAGCTCGATGCGGAAATCGGCGTAGCGCTCGAACACCGCGCGCGCATCGTCGAGCTGGCTGCCGGTGTTCAAGACCGCGAGGGCGCAGCGGCGCAACCGCTCGCGCAGGTCGCCGCGCCCCACGTCGCGCAACTTGGCGACTTCGAGTTGCGACAGCAGGTCCATGCTGCCGACCGGCGAGACGGTGACGGTGTCGGGAAACTTCTCCGTCACGGCAGGATCGTGATGGGCGTGTCGTCGGGCACCGACAACCAGATGTCGATCATGGCCGAGTTGCTCACGGCGATGCAGCCGTCCGTCCAGTCGGCATAGAGGTAATGGTCCGAGGGATGCTCCGGCTCGTTCGGCAGGCCGTGGATCATGATGTTGTTGCCGGGCGGGACGCCGCGCTCGCGGGCGCGCCGGATGTCGTCGCCGTTCGGATAGGACACGCGCATGGCGAGAAAGAAGGCGCTGTCGGGATTGCGCCAGTCGAGACGGTAGGTGCCCTCGGGCGTGCGCTGGTCGCCTTCGCGCTGCTTGTGGCCTTCCGGGTTCGCGCCGAGCGCGATCGGGAAAGTGCGGAACACCTGGCCCTCGCTGTGCAGTTCGAGCCGCCGCTCTGCCTTGTGCACCACGACGTGGTCCGCCATCGGGTGCTCCGTGGCGGTGCCCGGTCGCGTCGCCATGTCGCCCAGGGCCACCGCGGGCAGCCCGCAGCAGGCGATGAAGAGCGCGGCCAGGGGCCCGGCGAGGCGGATCCGTCGCGATGCGGAGTCGTGCTTCATGGGGATCCATTCTAGTGGGCGGCGTCCGGCCGGGAAACACCGGGCGCGAGGACGGGTTCACAGTCCCAGCAGATTCTCTCCCTGGCGAAACACCAGCCCGGTCGGCACGCCGGCGCCGGCGAGACGCGCCAGGTCCTCGCGAAGCTCCGGACGCAAGCCGGCCAGGTCCGCCACCAGCGCGGCCGCCCCGGCCTCGTCGCCGGCCCCCTGCAGGGTCAGCAGTTGCGCCGCCAGCGTCTCCGTCGCCGCGCGCATGGCGACCGGATCGATGCGGTATGTGCCGCTCGCCATGTCGCGCCGGAAGGCGCCCCAGTCGCGAAAGTAATTGAATACCAGCAGCCGGGCGCGCCCGGTGGCGCTGGTGGCGTCGAAGCGGATTGCGTGCAGCAGCCCGGCGAGAAACCCCGCCTGGTGCTCCAGCGGCTTGGTGTCGGGCAGTTCGCCATGCGCCTGCAGCCAGTCCACCAGCCAGAGCGACAACACCGCCCCCTTGGCGGCCTCGATGGTGGCCGCCTGCGCGCCGAGGGCCTCGTGGACCGTCTGCCGGTCGTCGATGGTCCGCTGCACGCCCAGCGCATGCGCCATTTCCTCGAGCATCGTGTTCAGGAAGAAGGGCTCGAAGCGCACCGCGTCGCGCAACTCCGGCGCCAGCAGTTCCGCAGCGACCGGGGCGACCAGCGCATCGAAGCGCGCGCGCATGATGTTGCGCAGCTGCAGCGCGCGCGGCCCCTGCTGCAGTCGCACGCGCCGGTCGGCCGCCACCTCGGCACGCCCTTCCCCGGCACGCGCTGCGCCGTGGCCAGCCTGGTACAGGAGGTCGTAGACGGCGAGCTTCATGTCCACCTGCGGCACCGTCGCCTTGAACGCCTCCGACACGGGCAAGGTGCGCTGCACGCGTGGCAGGAACACGGTGAAACCCGCGAGGCGTGCACCCCAGGCCCAGTCACGCAGCAGCAAGTGGGTACTGAAGGCGGCCTTCAGCCCGAAACGCGTGTCGGCGGCCGTGTCGAAGGGCCCGATGAGCACGTCCACGTCGCTGTCGCGCAACGCCAGCCAGGCCGCGTCGGCCCGCGCGTGGTCATCGGTGAGAAGAGCGCGGGCGCGCAATACCAGGTAATGGCGCAGCGGCTCGTGGCGCGTGACCTCGGCCGCGCGCGCCAGCAGTCGGGCGACCTGCCCCAGCTCAGGCGCCCAGGCTTCGTGGTAAGGCACCGCCTCGAGCGCGCCGTCCGCGTGGCGCACGATGCGGGTGTAAGGGTCCGTGGCCGCGGGATCCTCCCAGGCCGCGAACTCGGCGTCGCTCATGTCCTCCGGATAGAAGCCGCCGGGCGCCATCTGCCGGCGATACAGGCCGTCGATGATGTCCGCGGCGCGAATCAGCAGGCGGATGATTTCCACCTGGCGCAGGCTCGCCCCGCTGAGGTCGGCCACCAGGTCTACCGTCTGCACGGCGCCGCGCTCGGGCGGCGGCGCGATCTGCGCGACGCTCATGGGCGTCACGGCAAACAGCAGCAGCAGGACGGCGGAACGAAGCACGGCGCCGAACTGCCTATTGGCCAGGGTCCGGCACGAA from the Wenzhouxiangella sp. XN24 genome contains:
- a CDS encoding YbhB/YbcL family Raf kinase inhibitor-like protein; the protein is MKLIVEGIDNDAEIPEKFAFGVQDPDAHVRLGENLNPAIRWEGLPEGTRTVVLICVDTDVPTRPDDVNQEGRSVPASLPRGRFYHWVMVDVPPDLEGIAEGECSRGVTARGKSSPAGPEGARQGRNDYTAWFEGDENMAGIYLGYDGPCPPWNDSIPHHYRFVAYATDLERCPVEGAFGGEEVEKLLVGHVLASAEVTGLYSLNPDVPAT
- a CDS encoding FKBP-type peptidyl-prolyl cis-trans isomerase; this encodes MMRRFALLIASFSAPTLYGCSPPVDTPATPPTELVIVDLAPGEGETITTGSTAVMHYTGWLFDPAAEEGKGKKFDSSLDRGQPFRFPLGAGRVIQGWDQGVPGMQVGERRRLIIPPELGYGSRGAGGVIPPNATLVFDVELLGIE
- a CDS encoding L,D-transpeptidase family protein, with the translated sequence MKHDSASRRIRLAGPLAALFIACCGLPAVALGDMATRPGTATEHPMADHVVVHKAERRLELHSEGQVFRTFPIALGANPEGHKQREGDQRTPEGTYRLDWRNPDSAFFLAMRVSYPNGDDIRRARERGVPPGNNIMIHGLPNEPEHPSDHYLYADWTDGCIAVSNSAMIDIWLSVPDDTPITILP
- a CDS encoding DUF6544 family protein, which encodes MPLIVLLALLVALTGIGWLARARRLRRERRARLRDILLQSNVGGDRFHVATVDALPGPAASYLRRALAPDAPLARSVDVRMSGRLRVAADDWVPFEARQRICAERGFLWEARVGVLRRLGLHGSDWLFGDDAGVEYHLADWWPAIDERRPEMARSAAGRLMVELIWLPSALTPQRGAVWASGDPDRAVVTPAGGKTAMTVAVADDGRLREISLVRRRVSASGETSIAPYGVSVEAEERWGDFCVPSRLVAAWGIGTDDREDFMQVSVDDIRWF
- a CDS encoding TonB family protein, with amino-acid sequence MIKPLRFLFSAVIASVVVLGLLVASLAAFGLFDQPEETLYVHPVEVLSQSDRVDVAELIGADQDRRLPERRVAPPVEPLEIPRREVSGFVQIEVEVDAEGRVREAQVVNALPAGVYEDQALRQVRQRRYPARAGGETYVEVVPFKVDPDAIPPNRD
- the rocD gene encoding ornithine--oxo-acid transaminase; this translates as MHPLIELEDRYCAHNYHPLPVVLVRGEGPYVWDDQGRRYVDMMSAYSAVSHGHAHPRIVAALIEQARNLNIVSRAFHSDRLGAFLELACTLTGQDMALPMNTGAEAVETALKAVRKWAWKTKGVPDGQAEIIACEGNFHGRTIAVCGLSTESQYREGFGPFPPGLRTVPYGDAAALEAAITPHTAAFLVEPIQGEGGIVIPPAGYLSACAEICRRHNVMLIADEIQTGLGRTGKLLACEHEGVKPDGLVLGKALGGGILPVSMFLARRDLMAVFSPGDHGSTFGGNPLAAAVGLEALRVLQDEDLVAQSAAKGAWLLGELRQLDSPMLREARGRGLFIGLDIDPAHARARSIVERLMSRGLLSKETHETVVRLAPPLGIPQALLEWSLEQIREVFAEMDAEAGATASA
- the ppnN gene encoding nucleotide 5'-monophosphate nucleosidase PpnN; protein product: MTEKFPDTVTVSPVGSMDLLSQLEVAKLRDVGRGDLRERLRRCALAVLNTGSQLDDARAVFERYADFRIELLQVERGIRLRLQNAPAQAFVDGELIHGIREHLFAVLRDVVYVSNEIEGRNGLDTPAAMTDAVFQILRNARVLKTRTPPDLVVCWGGHSIGREEYDFSKSVGYHLGLRGLNICTGCGPGAMKGPMKGAAVAHAKQRIRDGRYVGVTEPGIIAAEPPNPLVNELVIMPDIEKRLEAFTRFGHGIIVFPGGAGTTEELFYVLGILLNPANRELPFPLVLAGPGSAAPYFEQVDRFLRGTIGPEATQRYQVILDDAERVARVMRRGLAEVKEYRRDKGDAWFFNWRLRVEADFQQPFLPTHEAMAALDLSREQPPHQLAANLRRAFSGIVAGNVKDEGIRRIEEHGPFELRGDREIMDLMDALLQAFVAQHRMRLPGFEYRPCYRLVA
- a CDS encoding Zn-dependent hydrolase, which gives rise to MLRSAVLLLLFAVTPMSVAQIAPPPERGAVQTVDLVADLSGASLRQVEIIRLLIRAADIIDGLYRRQMAPGGFYPEDMSDAEFAAWEDPAATDPYTRIVRHADGALEAVPYHEAWAPELGQVARLLARAAEVTRHEPLRHYLVLRARALLTDDHARADAAWLALRDSDVDVLIGPFDTAADTRFGLKAAFSTHLLLRDWAWGARLAGFTVFLPRVQRTLPVSEAFKATVPQVDMKLAVYDLLYQAGHGAARAGEGRAEVAADRRVRLQQGPRALQLRNIMRARFDALVAPVAAELLAPELRDAVRFEPFFLNTMLEEMAHALGVQRTIDDRQTVHEALGAQAATIEAAKGAVLSLWLVDWLQAHGELPDTKPLEHQAGFLAGLLHAIRFDATSATGRARLLVFNYFRDWGAFRRDMASGTYRIDPVAMRAATETLAAQLLTLQGAGDEAGAAALVADLAGLRPELREDLARLAGAGVPTGLVFRQGENLLGL